In Xanthomonas fragariae, the genomic window TGCAGACGCTGTAGAACCAGGCCTTCCACCCGGCAAAGAGAGATGTCTTCATAAGGACTCCGGGGGGGGTTGACTCAGAGCGCATCGGCACCGATCTCGCCGGTGCGGATACGCACGACCTGCTCGATGGCGGTCACGAAGATCTTGCCGTCGCCGATCTTGCCGGTGCCGGCCGCGTTCTGGATTGCCTCGACCACCGCGTCCAGCCGATCGTCGGTGACCACCGTTTCGATCTTGATCTTGGGCAGGAAGTCGACGACATACTCTGCGCCGCGATACAGCTCGGTGTGACCTTTCTGGCGCCCGAAGCCCTTGACCTCGGTGACGGTGATTCCCGACACGCCCGCTGCAGACAGGGCCTCGCGGACCTCGTCGAGCTTGAACGGCCGGATGATAGCGGTGATCAATTTCATGCGCATACCCCGAATGGTGGAAAGAACCGGCCGACATTGCGCCGCCCGGCGGTGTTATTCACCTGGATGCCAACCCCGACATCCGATCGTTCGCGATCGCGCAGACCCCAGCGGATGCCATGCATTCGCCTTATAGGGGAGTCAGCCCCGCACGCCGCAATCGAGTGCTTTCTCAAAAAGCCATTTAGTCCACGGCAGATGCCATGGACCGATCGATCATGTGCGGCGATGGCGGAGGTGGGAGGGGGGCCTCCGCCATCACCGCGGTGGAACTCAGTTGCCGTAGTACAGCTGGTACTCCAACGGGTGGGTAGCAGCACGGAACTTGGTGACCTCCTGCATCTTCAGCGCGATATAGCCGTCGATGAAGTCGTCGCTCATCACGCCGCCGGCCTTGAGGAACTCGCGGTCCTTGTCCAGCGCTTCCAGCGCCTGGTCAAGGCTGGAGCAGACCTGCGGGATCAGCTTCTCTTCTTCCGGCGGCAGGTCGTACAGATCCTTGTCGCTGGGCGCGCCCGGGTCGATCTGGTTCTTGATGCCGTCCAGGCCGGCCATCAGCAGCGCGGTGAAGGTCAGGTAGCCGGACTGCAACGGATCGGGGAAGCGCATTTCGATGCGGCGCGCCTTGGGGTTGGTGACCCACGGAATGCGGCACGAGGCCGAGCGGTTACGGGCCGAGTAAGCCAGCATCACCGGTGCTTCGAAGCCCGGAACCAGACGTTTGTAGCTGTTGGTGCCGGAGTTGGCGAACGCGTTGATCGCGCGGGCGTGCTTGAAGATGCCCCCGATGTACCACAGCGCCATCTGCGACAGGCCACCGTAACCGTCACCGGAGAACAGGTTGGCGCCACCCTTGGCAAGCGACTGGTGCACGTGCATGCCCGAGCCGTTGTCGCCGACGATCGGCTTGGGCATGAAGGTGACGGTCTTGCCATTACGGTAGGCCACGTTCTTGATGATGTACTTCATCGTCAGCAGTTCGTCGGCCTTCTGCACCAGCGAGCTGAACTTGGTGCCGATCTCGCACTGGCCGGCGGTGGCCACTTCATGGTGGTGCACTTCGGTCTCGATGCCGACCTGTTCCAGCGTCTTGATCATTTCCGCGCGCAGGTCGTGCAGCGTGTCGGTCGGCGGAACCGGGAAGTAGCCCCCCTTAACGCCCGGACGGTAGCCGCTGTTGCTGCCGTCGTACTTGGCACCGGTGTTCCAAGCGGCCTCTTCCGAACCGACCTGGAAGAAGGTATGCCCCATGTCGTTGGCGAAGCGGACCGAGTCGAAGATGAAAAATTCCGGCTCAGGGCCGAAGAAAGCCTGGTCGGCGGTGCCGGACGACTTCAGATAGGCCTCGGCACGCTTGGCGATCCCGCGCGGGTCGCGCTCATAGCTCTGCATGGTGGCCGGATCGAGAATGTCGCAGGTCAGCACGATGGTCGGATCGGCGAAGAACGGATCCAGATAAGCGGTGGCTGCGTCCGGGAGCAGGACCATGTCCGACTCGTTGATGCCCTTCCAACCCGCGATCGAGCTGCCGTCGAACATCTTGCCTTCTTCAAACAGCGCCGGCCCGATGATATTGGCCGGAAAGGTGATGTGCTGCTGTACACCACGCATATCGACGAAGCGCAGGTCGACAAACTCGACCTTGTTGTCCTTGATCAGCTTTTCAACATTTTCCACGGACATCGGAAGAAACCTCGGCAGAAGTTAGAGTGGCTCGTGAGCGGAATTACAGCAGGGACCATGCCAAGCTCTTGAACTTCACAAGCCTTTGATTTTGCATGCATCGCTCGAGACCGCTCACACATAGCTAGCACCGCATTGGTGCTATAGAAGTTCATTCTGCACCAGCATGAGGCATACCGCAATGCACTATCCTGACGCCTCCCCCATCCCCTCTCCAGTCCGATGTCCGATCTGATTTCCGCCCTGCTGTTGGGCATTCTCGAAGGCCTCACCGAATTCCTGCCGATCTCCAGCACCGGCCACCTGCTAATCGCCGAACAATGGCTCGGACACCGTTCTGACTTCTTCAATATCGTTATCCAGGCCGGCGCGATCCTGGCCATCTGCCTGGCGCTGCGGCAGAAGCTGTGGACCCTGGCCACCGGCCTGGGCGAGCGCGAAAATCGCGATTACGTGCTGAAGATCGGTGTGGCCTTTATGGTCACCGCGGTGGTTGGGCTGATCGTGCGCAAAGCCGGTTGGCAGCTGCCGGAAACCGTACACCCGGTGGCGTGGGCGTTGCTGATCGGCGGCCTGTGGATGCTGGTGGCCGAGCATTTCGCCGACAAGCTGCCCGAGCGCGATGTGGTGACCTGGAAAGTGGCCATCGCGGTCGGTCTGGCGCAGGTGGTGGCCGGCGTATTTCCAGGTACGTCGCGCTCGGCCTCAGCGATCTTCCTGGCCATGCTGCTGGGCCTGAGCAAGCGCTCGGCCGCAGCGGATTTCGTGTTCATGGTGGGCATTCCGACTATGTTCGCGGCCAGCGGTTACGCGCTGCTGGAAATGTACAAGGAAGGCGGCTTCGGCGCTGAGAATTGGGCCGACGTGGCGGTGGCCTTTGTGGCGGCAACCATCACCGGTTTTGTGGTGGTGAAGTGGCTGCTGGGTTATATCAAGAAGCACCGCTTCACGGTGTTTGCGATCTACCGCATCGTGCTCGGCGTCGCCTTGCTGTTGTGGTTGCCTGCTGTGGCGTGAGACCACAACCGCAGACGCGTGTCATATACATTGCGGCAAAGGCGTGCATGACATCCGCCCAGGCAGTGACGCCCGTCATTGCCCTGGGCGCATGGTGGCGGTATCACTGACGCATCAATCACCGGGAGCCACCCATGCGTGCCGTGTTCTTCGCCCCTGCACTGCTGGCGGCGGGCGTGACGGCCTGCGGGTCGAGCGCAGTGCCCGGCTCCCCCGCCGCCGAGTCGGCCTCGGTGCGCGCGCCTGCCGCCGACAACGCCCCGCTGCGGGCTGCCTTGCAGGCGCAGCACTGGCAGTTGCAGCAGGCCAGCGATGCGCATGGGACTGCCTTGCGCAGCCTGTTCGTCGATGGCACACCGCCCTTGCAGCTGGATTTCAGCGATCTACGTATACAGGTCAGCCAGACCTGCAATGCGCTGGGCGCCAATTAGTCGTCTCTGAAAAATCCCCTTCAAGCGCCAAGTGCCGTCGGTGACAGCGGCACGGTGCTCAAGGATGACCATCCCATCGCCCGCATCCAGGCACGTAAAAACGCGATCCAGCGCAGCAGCCAGCGCAGGTTGTAGCCGGCCGCGCAGCCGAGCACGTGCAGCGCATCGCCTTGGGCACCTTTCAGCCTGCAGCGACGCAACCGGCAGTCGTCTTTCAGATGTCCGATCACCGGCTCCACCGCCTGCCGTCGCTTGATCCAGCGCCATTGCCGTCGCGTCAGCGTCTTGGCCTTGCCGCGATGCAGGACCTGCACGCCATCGACTTCGCGCCCGCGATCGCCCAGGTCCACGATCGCCACCGTCGGTTCTACGCTCACATCCTGCAGCAACCCGCGTGTCTGCTCCAGCTGCTCGGCCAAGGTATCGCCGTCGTACGGGTTGCCCGGGAAGCTGCGCGCACCCACGACCAAAATCCCTTGCAGGCGGTGACTGCAATGCCGACCTTGACGCCGAATTCGTACGCTTGACGCGCCTTGCCCTTGCCGATGCATTCCACTTCCGGGGCATGCAATGCGTACAGTTTTTGTTTGTCCTTCGGACGCTGCGTGTACAGCCGTTGCGCACGTTCCAGCCAGACAGCGATGCGCTCGCGCACGCCGATGTTTACCTGATCGAGTTTGCGTTGGATGTCGCGCATGAGCCGTCCCAGCACTGTGCGTTGACGTCGCAGCACGCGCCGCATCCGCTTGAACTGGCGCGCATGCGCATACCGACCTGCCTTGCGGCTCAGGGCCGGGCCTTGCCGCGCGTAGCTCTGCCGCAATCCGATGCCGTGCCGCTTGGCCAGTAACACCAGCTTCTTGCGGGCCACTTCAAGCAAACGGCTGTCGGTCGGATAGGCGATCGCCTTTTCCTGCACCGTGGTGTCCACGATCACCTGCGACAACTCGCGTGCGTCCACCGCCTGCATCGCATGCGCGGCGTTGATGGTGTGCGCCAGCAGCTCTTCCATCCCGGCCTCACCCAGGCGCTGCCGTCAGCGCGTCAGCGAGCTGGCATCGCACGGCAAACGCGTCTGGAACACGACCTCGCCGGTCCGGCAATCAGCCGCACCGGCAATGCCGGCCGACCGCCACCGGCCTGGGTGGCCGGCAAGCGCGATGAAAGTGCTTGCTCCAACGCCGCCCACGGCATCTGTTGGCTCAGCCGCGCCAGCGGATGACGCAGATCGATCTGGTTCTCCAGCCGCGAACGAAACAACTCGTCGGCGGGTCTGTCTCGGCAGCAGGACGGCGTGTACGCATGACTGAAAATTGCAAGAAACCAGCCTTCAGCGTAGCGAACACCGGTAGTTTTGGCACGCCGGTGCAGACATCAAGGCCTTGCGGTCGTTGGGTGGTTGGGGTTTTTCAGGGGCGACCAATTACAGTGTCACCGAGACGCAGTTGCAGATCAGCCGAGTGGTGCCGAGCACGCGCCTGTGCGCGCAGTCACGACGGATGGCGCAGGAGCGCGCGGCGAGCGAGTTGCTGTGCGGCCGCTTCGCGGTGGTGCTAGACAACGCGCAGGCCATGTCTAGGCTGACCCTGACCCGCAGCGACGGCACCCACCTGGTCTTCGGCGGCGTCGCCACAGCAAACACACGCGATGGCGGGCCTGGACAGACGCTGCTCTGATCCAAATGGCCGCCGAAACCGTGCCGTGCGCCTCCGACCCGTTGCGCCAATACCTGCAACTGCGGGAGCAAATCCGGCTGCGCAGGCCGGGCACCGGTATCAACGGCTTGGCACACCTTCGACAGCCAGATCGAAGGCTTCGAGCACGACGCCGGCATTCGCACCTTGCTGCGGGTGACGCGGTACCCCGCGGCTGTGGCACGCAGCATGTTCGCGTTCAACTCGTTCAACCTCGAAGGCTGGGCACTGTATGCCGTAGCCGAAATGGTGCCGGTAGCGTATGGCCGAGGATGAACCCCATGTGCACGCCCTGTTGATCGGGACGACTCAGTGTTTGAAGGGAACCAGTTCGGGCTGTCTTGTGCCTTTCCACTTCCCTTCTTTCACTGCCCCTGGGCAGATGGTCTCGTATTGTGAGAGCGCGGTGATGGCTTTCATCGTCCATCCCGCGCAGTAGTTGGTCGACGTGGGGGTAGGAAAGGGGCAGTACGGCGAAACTGCTTCCCAGGTGCCCGAGATCGGGTCTACCGGTTTCCAGTTGTAATCTGACGTGTCGCAGCCTTTCGAGCAAAACAGGAACGGATCGTCCATGCGACAGACCAGCGTCGTGTGCGGCGTCGAGGCGGTGGCGGTGGTCTGTAGCCCAACAGCGGCGACCAATGTCCATATCCAGCGTTTCATAACGATTCCTTCTGTCAATGACGGTTTACACCGTGCGCTCAGGCTAACGACCTGTGATGAGTTTTGTGGGTCCAGGCACAAACCTGATGTCCGAAATATACGCCGATCAGAGAATACTATAATCCGGGCAATCGCTTACTAAGGGTGCCCTAACTGCGGTCGCCTGGCTTGGGCCGCTGCGCCCTGCTAGTGGACGCAGCAGCTGGATGCCGGAGTGGGACTGGTGTTGCCTGTGGGCAGCCGCTTTTAGAGTGGCTGACAAAACGGCTGCGCTCACCGCCAAGCGGGCGCGGCCGGTGCTCGGAATCGGCATGTACCACGCGTGCACTGCGGTTCCTCCGCGCCGTCCGCACTCACCTGGCGATTGCTCGTGGCGATTGCTCGCTACGTTTTATTAGTCGCCACTGAAACACCCCAACCACCCAACGACCGCAAGGCCTTGATGTCTGCACCGGCGTGCCAAAACTACCAGTGTTCGCTACGCTGAAGGCTGGTTTCTTGCAATTTCCGCCCATGCGTACACGCCGTCCTGCTGCCGAAGACATGCCTGCCGATGAGTTGTTTCGATCGCGGCTGGAGAACCAGATCGATCTGCGTCATCCGCTGGCGCGGCTGAGCCAACGGATGCCGTGGACGGCGTTGGAGCAAGCACTTTCATCGCGCTTGCCGGCCACCCAGGCCGGTGGCGGTCGGCCGGCATTGCCGGTGCGGCTGATTGCCGGTTTGCTCTACCTCAAACACGCCTACGACCTGTCCGATGAAGCGGTGTGCGAGCGTTGGCTGGAGAATCCGTACTGGCAGTTCTTCACCGGTGAGGTCGTGTTCCAGACGCGCTTGCCGAGCGATGCCAGCTCGCTGACGCGCTGGCGGCAGCGCCTGGGTGAGGCCGGGATGGAAGAGCTGCTGGCGCACACCATCAACGCCGCGCATGCGATGCAGGCGGTGGACGCACGCGAGTTGTCGCAGGTGATCGTGGACACCACGGTGCAGGAAAAGGCGATCGCCTATCCGACCGACAGCCGTTTGCTGGAGGTGGCACGCAAGAAGCTGGTGTTACTGGCCAAGCGGCACGGCATCGGATTGCGGCAGAGCTACGCGCGGCAAGGCCCGGCCCTGAGCCGCAAGGCAGGTCGGTATGCGCATGCGCGCCAGTTCAAGCGCATGCAGCGCGTGCTGCGACGTCAACGCACAGTGCTGGGACGGCTCGTGCGCGACATCCAACGCAAACTCGATCAGGTAAACACCGGCGTGCGCGAGCGCATCGCTGTCTGGCTGGAACGTGCGCAACGGCTGTACACGCAGCGTCCGAAGGACAAACAAAAACTGTACGCATTGCATGCCCCGGAAGTGGAATGCATCGGCAAGGGCAAGGCGCGTCAAGCGTACGAATTTGGCGTCAAGGTCGGCATTGCAGTCACCGCCTGCAAGGGATTGGTCGTGGGTGCGCGCAGCTTCCCGGGCAACCCGTACGACGGCGATACCTTGGCCGAGCAGCTGGAGCAGACACGCGGGTTGCTGCAGGATGTGAGCGTAGAACCGACGGTGGCGATCGTGGACCTGGGCGATCGCGGGCGCGAGGTCGATGGCGTGCAGGTCCCTGCATCGCGGCAAGGCCAAGACGCTGACGCGACGGCAATGGCGCTGGATCAAGCGACGGCAGGCGGTGGAGCCGGTGATCGGACATCTGAAAGACGACTGCAGGTTGCGTCGCTGCAGGCTAAAAGGTGCCCAAGGCGATGCGCTGCACGTGCTCGGCTGCGCCGCCGGCTACAACCTGCGCTGGCTGCTGCGCTGGATCGCGTTTTTGCGTGCCTGGATGCGGGCGATGAGATGGTCATCCTTGAGCACCGTGCCGCTGTCACCGACGGCACTTGGCGCTTGAAGGGGATTTTTCAGGGACGACTAATTAGCCACTCTTAAGTCTGACGAT contains:
- a CDS encoding P-II family nitrogen regulator, whose product is MKLITAIIRPFKLDEVREALSAAGVSGITVTEVKGFGRQKGHTELYRGAEYVVDFLPKIKIETVVTDDRLDAVVEAIQNAAGTGKIGDGKIFVTAIEQVVRIRTGEIGADAL
- the glnA gene encoding type I glutamate--ammonia ligase, which codes for MSVENVEKLIKDNKVEFVDLRFVDMRGVQQHITFPANIIGPALFEEGKMFDGSSIAGWKGINESDMVLLPDAATAYLDPFFADPTIVLTCDILDPATMQSYERDPRGIAKRAEAYLKSSGTADQAFFGPEPEFFIFDSVRFANDMGHTFFQVGSEEAAWNTGAKYDGSNSGYRPGVKGGYFPVPPTDTLHDLRAEMIKTLEQVGIETEVHHHEVATAGQCEIGTKFSSLVQKADELLTMKYIIKNVAYRNGKTVTFMPKPIVGDNGSGMHVHQSLAKGGANLFSGDGYGGLSQMALWYIGGIFKHARAINAFANSGTNSYKRLVPGFEAPVMLAYSARNRSASCRIPWVTNPKARRIEMRFPDPLQSGYLTFTALLMAGLDGIKNQIDPGAPSDKDLYDLPPEEEKLIPQVCSSLDQALEALDKDREFLKAGGVMSDDFIDGYIALKMQEVTKFRAATHPLEYQLYYGN
- a CDS encoding undecaprenyl-diphosphate phosphatase, which encodes MSDLISALLLGILEGLTEFLPISSTGHLLIAEQWLGHRSDFFNIVIQAGAILAICLALRQKLWTLATGLGERENRDYVLKIGVAFMVTAVVGLIVRKAGWQLPETVHPVAWALLIGGLWMLVAEHFADKLPERDVVTWKVAIAVGLAQVVAGVFPGTSRSASAIFLAMLLGLSKRSAAADFVFMVGIPTMFAASGYALLEMYKEGGFGAENWADVAVAFVAATITGFVVVKWLLGYIKKHRFTVFAIYRIVLGVALLLWLPAVA